A window of Pedococcus badiiscoriae genomic DNA:
CGGAGGCCGGTGCCGGACTGGTGGGCGACCGCTACCACGGGTCGAGGCATCGCCATGTCACGGTGCAGTCCGCGACGGACCTGGCCGAGGCGAGCCGCGATCTCGGGGCCCCCGTGGGACCCGGGGCCACCCGTCGCAACATCACGCTGTCGGGTGGCCCGGTGCCCGGTCGCCCGGGGACGCGGGTGCGGATGGGCGATGCCCTGCTCGAGGTCGTCCGACCCGCCGCGCCGTGCAGGCTGATGGACGACGCGATCGGGCCGGGTGCCATGAAGGCGCTGCATGCCCGAGGCGGCACCGTGTTCCGGATCCTC
This region includes:
- a CDS encoding MOSC domain-containing protein; translation: MRDDPVDADLGRVLAIHVAKATKLPMRPVESVVAEAGAGLVGDRYHGSRHRHVTVQSATDLAEASRDLGAPVGPGATRRNITLSGGPVPGRPGTRVRMGDALLEVVRPAAPCRLMDDAIGPGAMKALHARGGTVFRILEGGVVRVGDAVVREDPVVGEDPVVRDPVVGEDP